TCCTTGATCCTCTAAGCAAAATGCATTCAGCTAGAGTGCTAGACCACTTTGACGGGTCTATATATGATAGTATTGGTGCAGGAATTAATATATCTTTACTAAATTCTTACTGCGCTGTGAGTGACGCAGCAAGTGCTAAATTAGTTCGTCCTAATCTTGGTCGCTCTCGTCAACTTGACTAATTGAAGTCAATTTGGCAATGGCAAACGAATCAATTTTTTACCGTGAACGAAGAAAGCAAATCTGCACACTACTCAATCAGAATAGTTGGTTAATTATGGTATACTTCTTAATTCATCGTGCTCGCGGTGTGCTGATGCATGTGCCCAGTCGTGATCACCATTTAGCCGTCAAGTTCATTTGAGGAAGTGCATAATCTTATTAGCTAGTGATATCTACGCATCAGCTACTACTGTCTGCTTATTAGTCAGCATGAAGATGTGGCCAGGGTGTTCTCAAAGTTTTTTTTTTTCGTTTGTTTGTACTACCTCCGTCATAAAAATAAGTGTCTCCGTTTTATCAAGACTAGcagaatacccgtgcgttgccacggcttCTTATGGGCATAATACGTGTAACTTATTTTGTATATAAATACTGGAGGTTTGTTAAAATATTTTCTGTATACTTCTTACACGTGTATCTAGCCAAGCAACAAGGATTCATGCTTTTCCACCATAAAACGCTATCCACCCAGTAGTCCAGAACGATCCCAGGTTAGCCTGGCCCAACCAAAGGCCCAGTCATGGCAGCCCAGCTAGGGAACCCTATCCACCCAGTAGTCCAGAACGGTGACCATACCACGAACGTTCGCTCCATCCAatccccgccgccagcaccgtacGCGAGCGCTCCCTCTTGCCCTCTCTCTCGTTCTCCTCGCTCCCCAACCAGCAGCCACGCTTCGGCCATGTCCGACTACGGTGACGGGCCCGCCACCGAGAAGCCGCGAGCGCACCTTAATCTGAGTGATTTTCCTCGAAAGCGGCTGTCCGGCGCCGCGCCCTCTTCCATCCATCGTGTTTGTCGGCGAGCGCTCTTCTCGGCTCCATGGATGCCCTGCCCTCCATCGCCCTTCCATCCAGCACTTCCGTCGGCCACTCATTTATCTGAAGCCGGCCCCTTGCATATATCCTTTCAATGTTGTTGCTGGGTGATAATCTGGAGGCTGCTTGTGTATATAAACGGGTGGGTTTAAGTCTTGAAAAGCGAGGTGGGACTATAGAATAGATACATACAcgtattttagttgtagatatatCTGTGTGTAGAAAATATTTAAAAGCTTATTTTTAAATGAAGGGAGTAGAACACATGTTATTCTCAACTTGTCAAGTTATGGACGTAGTGTTCGCTTGCGTCCTTCCGCCAAAATGTGTGGCCATTGTTCAACGGCTGTCGCATGTGTGTTTGTGGTTAAACACGTCATGATCAAGGATTTTTCAGTGCTCTTCAGGATGATAGTAAATTTGCTCACCAATTTCACCCAGGTTCAACGTTGCATACGGTAAGTTGGAAATCGTTTGCTCACTCTGAGACACTCACTCTACTTTTATTTACATTTTGTATATATTTTGGTTGTATAAAAATATGAATACCTAAAATATCGAAATAAATATTATTATAAATATCTTTAAATATACTTCTATATTGATATTGTGTATTTTGAATATTTATTTCTATATATTCAAAAAAATTGCAGAGATTAGCTTTGACCAAACTAATGGGCAATGTTTTTGGAAACAAATGGAATTGTCAATTATTCATTTTGGTTGTGTGAATGGCATATTATATTAGGCACAAACATCTCCAATGGCTACGAGTATTGTTGTACAACTAAACTTTATGCTTGTTGCTGGAGGAATCGATTTCTCTTTAAGTGCATATTGTGCCTACTAAGCTTATGTTAATCTCTCGGGTCTACTTCTcttcgttttttttttttgaaaatacagtacaaacacagacgttcacatacacgcgcatatacTCACCCCTTtgaacacacacgcacaccctacccttaTGAGCACATTCGGAAGACCGAGCCGGCGGATTCGATCCTGAAATTGATGGGGTCACCATAGGTGTCTCGCTGtcaacgggaacgtcgcctcccactgaataaaTATTCCGCATTtacgagacacacagatgtcaaacttgAGGTTTGAACTCTTCTACCATATGGAGAAGGCaactaatttttattttggtacaTGTAGTGCATATGAATCTTGTGCTACTCTTGATTCTCTCTCTACTCTCAATTGTATATTACGTGGCCGAGGCGAAGGAAGCACACTATTCAAAGACAACACAGTTAGTGTACTATCCTGATCATGTACGCCAATGTTCTAATCGTGCCTATCACATAAATATGACCGTAAAGTTCAATAGGGAAGCGCACGCTTTCCTTCTTAATCATGATACCTACTTCAGTTTATTTATTTTTAACATGGATGGTATCAATGTGGATAGAACATTCGGACGGTTATGGGTCACCCATGTTATGAAATAAAATATGAATGAAATGAAAAGCAGAAGAAACTGCATAAAAATTGATAAAATGAAAAGTAAGAGGATTTGTATATTTTGTTTAAAAGGTAAAAAATAGAACTAAATACAAATACCACGTGAACATTGCATTTGGATTTGTGAGATTCTACAATGATAGAAGACGGTGACTCAATGATTGAGCAATTTTAGTTATCTGAGTCGGACTAAAAAATGATTTCAGTTACTAGGCATTTTCTGTCCCACCATCATTTTGTCACCAATCTATATATGACGGGTGGTACACCTGTGACTCCTTTATCTACCTGATATGAGGGTATAGATGCATGTAAAACGCTTTGCCGATTTTTTCCTTTCCTGTGGACGATGGATAGTCAATTAGTCATGCACTAGTGTCATTAACATTGAATATGACTAAATCCACCGATAAGCGTATCTTATTTATAGTATAAGAAAGCATTTATATTTATTAAAATCGCATCGAGTGATAAAGTGTTAATAATTTGCTCCGGGTATGTGCATCCGGAGATTCATACACTACAGGAAATAGCcgcaccccaccatcggcaccatATGACATCGGCATAGGCCCCGTGTCAAGCCCCGTGGATGTCGGCACATGTGTGAGGCCGACGGCTAGGCTTAGCCGTCGGGACGACTGTACCGTCGGCACACCGCAGGGTGTGCGGTGCACGGCCATTAGCCTAGAACTAGTAGGAAAAAGCCTACTACTCGCGTGCTAATTTGGCCTACCAGTCGCAGCTGGTGGCCCACGATTGGTACCTCACCAGTGGTATCAGCTACACTAGTCGCGTGTCCACTCGGCACACGGCTAATATAAACAGTACCAGTTGCGTGTGCATATGGCATGCTGGCACTATGTTTACTGGCAGCGCACCTAGCGGCACGCGACTAGTATCCGCACTTCGTGGCTACATATTTCTTCTGGCCTATCCTAAATTACCCGTCAACTGTAGATACACAAGTATATAATAGCCAAGTGACCAAATCATTAATAACACTACAAAGTCGTCGCAAGTAATGAAGTCATTACATTGAGCATAATATATAGATCAAATCATTACTCTAAAGTCTAGCAAGCTAGTGACCAAGTCATTATATACATTGAGCATAATAGCCAAGTGACCAAATCACCCTTTCGGCTCCGGCTCCACGGGTGGGTAATGAACAATGACCCCGTCGGAATCTCATGGGTCGTGGAACTCATGATCAGATGAGGAGGCGTCGTCCCGCTGTTTGTAGTGGAAGAAGGTCTCCCCGTATAAGTCATCCAAGTAGAAATATAACTTAGTCACTATCTCCATCCCATAGCATTCTATCATCTCCTTCCAATTACGCCCGTAAAAATAGGTTCGGTTCGCCTCATTGGTGACTTCAACAACACAAAGATCCTGTCCGTTGTGGGCAGTGTGTTCTACCATATTACGACTTCAACGTTCCCAAGTGGTTAATGTTTCTATGTATATGCTTCATGAAGTCACATCTTGCGCTACATGGGATACCCTAAACAGGATCACAGAAGGAACAACAATTAGATCAAAGATAAAAATCAATACAACTATATATATGAACAAACTAACTAATTAGACTAAAACATACCGACACAGTTTTATAATCCTGTTTGAAAAGTATATAAAACATTTTATCATTGCGCCTATATTTTTCAAAGCATGCGCACCGCTGCCAATAAGTCATTTGCTGCACATATAACTGTTGAGTTATGTCAGTTATAGCATACTATAGCATACAAATCTATTGGACAAAAAAATGGCTTCAAATAAGGCCTCATATTTATATTAGACCTAGAAACCATAGGGACGGGGTCAGCGAACCAAGTACGATGCACAAGATTGTATTTGTGCATATGACAAGGCCCGCTGACACCATACCAGGATCACTGTAAAAAACTAATCGTCCTCCTTATAAAAAATACTAGGAATTTAAAATAAACTTCAAATAATGTCTCATATTTGTCAAAAACCGCAGAAATGGGGTGAGCGAACAAAGTACGATATGGACAAGATGTGTATTGTATTTGTGCATACGACAATGTTCACTCACATCACCCCTGCCGAAATTTTTAATCATTAGCCATtacaaatatagcatacaaaaTCTACATATAGCTAGCATAAAAATAACTCAAATGAATCTATATAGGCATCAAACAAATCTACATAGCTTAAATATAGATCCATGTAATTAAGTAGCAAATAATTCtatatacgttgcaaacgtatctatgtaGCTCAAATATAAATCTATATAATGAAGTAGAAAGCAACGTACCGGCCGGTcggggaaggcggcggcgcgagcgcggGCGGGAAGGCAGCGGCGCGGGTGGGGAATATGGAGCGCGGTACGAGCGGTCGGTGGCGACGCGGGCAGGGAAGGCGGCGGCGTAGCGGCAGGGCGACGCGGTCAGTTAGGGTTGGCTCGGGGGATTTTGGACAAAATGAGGGAAAAAGAGAGGAGGATGCTATTAATACCACGGTGCGGAGTTAGTAGTCGCGTGCCCAAAGAAGGGGCACGCCGCGGGTAAGTTAGTAGTCGCGTGCCCTAAAAGGGGCATGCTGCGGGGAAGTTATTAGTAGCGTGCACGCGCTGGGTGCGCTGCGAGTATTATTAGCCGTGTGTCTCGCCTAGAGCATGCTGCCAATAAACCTGGCCTTATAATTAATTTTCCTTCTGTGATCTGCTCCTAAGACGAGCTCCCTGAAGATGTCTTATAAGTGCTAGCTAAAGAGCTATAAgcataagacatcttcgagaagctctgcCATAGGAGCTTCCCACGATAAATAGACGAAAATCTTTGCAAATATTTGTGTTTTGAGAGAGTGTGACGGGTACATACATACATATATACAATCATCAAAGCTGGTGCGTTTACACTTTGTTTACCGTCTTATACAGTGCGGCTATTGAAGCATCGTGCACACTCACAAAAAGAAGACGATCATGAGTTTGTTAGATACGGGCAACATATATCAGTCAGGTGCTGGGTTCGCGCACGCTGCCACTAACTGCGTACCTGTTGCGTGTGGCTAGATTCACCCGCAGCTGGAATTTTCTTCTTATTTGCACAGGTGGTCCCCACTTACTAGTCGTGTGCGAGCATGCCACACACTTCCATTACTAGCTTACTAGACTTCTTCAGACGTCGCATTgcacattaagaaaagcatttcgTATACCATGGTAGCCATAAAAAATATGATTTGTACTAATATACTTCCCTATTTTATATAAAAAAGGAATTTGGTTAGCATCAAAGAAACTGGAGCTACGATGTAGCATTGTCGCATTGAAAGGAGCAAAGCTTTGGAGGCTATTATGTTGGGAATCCTTTGGTACTGTATGCATGCTTGACAACTATGTGATGTGGACGTTTTTTTGAAATTTGGATGCAGACgtcttttttattagattattcataaAGCTTTATAAGGTAGATATAAAAATCAACTCGAAGTCACCTTTCCAGCGACAACTCGCTATACCTACAAAAGTGATGAAGGGGTGACCATGAACAGGATCATCATTACCCtgacaatacaccaacacacAACATCTAAAACCGAGTGCTTTCCCAAGCCGCCCATTAGCGGGTGAGAAGCACAACCATTTAAGCAGATCCTCATCGCACGCCATTGCACACGCCGCAGAAAACGCTACCGCTGTCTTCCTCGAACTCATCTTCAAGAGGGATCATCTCATTGACCTTGCCTggcctgccatcgatgccgccacggcgccagaCGACACCACCATCCTGCGCGCGTCCATCACACTGTGTTTGTCtccgagacaccactgcaccatgctGCTGAAACTCAACGACGCCGACACAGCAGAAacacaccgctccacctcagcaccaccaacatccgttgtctgctccaaaaacgataccCCCAACAGGTAGAACCATGCTACgctccgccatcgtccgatccgggagactcgGGTatggggtttcccccggagcagcccaggcgagaagaagaagaaaatgtAGACTacagagacaatgccttcaaTAAGGTAGCGACGAACAAGCGCCGCTATCGTCCGCCATGACCGAAATCAGGACCGGCTTTCACCGGAAGACATGCCTCACTGTCGGGGACTATTTGCCGTCCGGTATGTGACGCGGACGTTATTTACTTCCTAATTTTATTTCATGAAACCTTGTGTGAGCCGCCAGATTTTTCATGTTTGGACTCCGTAACAAAAAAATGTGTGGGCTTTATGCACCTGCTGGGTACATAGACCTAATACTAGTATATAATTGTCATGGGAGTTCTTTTATGCTGGATGTGTATGTCATATCACTAGGGAAAACGGCGAGGTGCCAACGGCCGATTTCTGTGCCGATGGTATTTTAAGAGGGCCATCGACACAACATCAATTTCGACCAGCCCACCAGCAAAGCCATCGACACAGTGAGTTCTATGCCAACGGCACAACAACGACCGTCGTCATAGGTATTTACCGTGCCGACGGCTGCCGTCGGCACAACCTACACCGTCAGCACAGAGGCTTGCGCGTGGATCAAGGGGTTGTTCCGTGACGACGGGGAAACATCGGCTGAGCCGTGCCGACGCCTGGCCGTCAGCACGGCTTTTCTTGCATGTTCTCTCTTGCCATGTTTTCCCGTCCTTCCTTTCCTGCCATGTTTTCCCACCCTTTCTCTCCCGTCATGTTTTCTCACCCATTCTCTCTCCGCCATGTTTTCCCGTCGTTTCAGCCCTCGCCTCTCTACAAATAGCCATATCTTGGGTAGTTCTCCTCCAACACCATTAGCAGTAGttctcctccaacaccaccaccGAAGCCTCTCAGCTCCGTTGATGTTGAGATGGCTCCtcatcgccgtagcaacacgggcttcgtCGGCGTTCGCTTGCGGCCTAGGGGCCATTTTGCAGCTAAAATCTCCGCCATTGGAGttcgtgtgtggctcggcaccctCAACACTAAGAAGGAGGCTGCTCGCGCATACGACGCAACAGTGTGGAGGTtttcctggccgcgccaccaaatgaacttcccggaggcaAGGTCTCAGCTGGAAGCCAAGAGTCTCACTCCGGAGCCGCTAATTTCCTTACAGGAGGAAGCGCGGTGCCACCGCCAAGGGCAGCGCTGGATTTCCATCGCCGAGGTGGACGAGCGGTTCATGTCACAGTGCTGCAGAGGCCATCCTGAAAACATGGAAACCatgcgcgcattctggaaggacaaGCATGTGGAGAGGAGAGCGGCGACGACGTcaaagaggaagatgaaggcCACCATTGAAgcggagtacgccaaaggagaggcgtcgacactCGACCCTAATGATGACCAGTGGCTGGACATCATGTCAACTATCGCTTCAGAGGACATAGCCAACGATGAGGAGGAATATTTCGACTGATTAGTATGTGTGTGTCTAGTAATTTcagtgtcgagtccgtgtgtctatcTAATATGTGTCTAGCTCGTCGTGTGTTGGTCGAGTGTTCAGTGTTTTGTTCGTGTGCGtctctagttctttaagtgttttatttgtgtgtgggtctagttcttaaGTGTATCGTTCTTGTGTGTCTAGTTCGGGTATCTTATGTTTGTGATCCTTTTTTTTATATATTATGTGTGGTTTTCTATCGGTCTCGCGTGTTTCGAAGTCGGTGCCCACGCACAAGCATTGACGGTACTTAGGCAtgttctggatgtataggggggacTCCCGGGAGGGGTCAACCGAGGGGAAACTTGAGAGTATATGGGTTGATCCTTGTCACCACAATcacatatgacctaaccaagctcaaatgaagGCATAAGTCCGCTTGTGAGCCGCCGCTAGGATGTAGTCAATGATGTAAACCGCACGGTCAATAGATTAGAGTTTCTCCTGATGGTTCTAGTGCCGGTTCTACTTGTGTTCACCTACACCAACGTCTGTCGCCTGATCTCGGGTTGGATGACATTTCTCTCTCTTGATGTTAGCTAGATGTCGAGCGATGATGCTGAACTTATTACCTTGTGTATGCCGATGATGATATTTGCTACATTGTgtatgatgatgatgatcttgttGTGATGATGCTATCTTGTgtatgatgatgatgatcttgttgttatgatgatcttgttattTTACTCCTAATTATTGTGTGATTTTACAGCCATTTAAATGCCGGAATTAAAAAAAGCAGCACATAGGtgcttttttttgttttctttccgTGCCAATTTTTTGTTGGTGGGCGACAACGAAACTGGGACACTGACGCTGCTGTGCCGACAACATTGCCTTCCGCATAGCTCCTCCCTACACTAGTAGGAATAAAACTATAGGGGCACGACTAATGGTAGTGGGCAACGAACACACGCGACAACTATTTTTTGCAGCGGGCAGAAAAAGGGCACACTGACTACCCGCAGCCCACCCACGCTCCCTCGCGGAGACGCCCCAAGTGAGAAGTCCAAAAAAAAACGTCACTCATAATTAAGGAAGACAAAATTGTCAGCTTTTCTTAATTATGAGTAATGCACAGAGTTGTTTATaggtaaatcatgtgctagatatTAGCTGTGGCTAATAAATTTCCTTCGTTTTGGCTTATGGAAATATCGTACGCCGGTGGAAAACTATACTCTGGGTTTCCTTCTAGGTTTCCTTTCAACGCATCCTAGAGAATGCCATGCATTGGCGGCGAGGCAGCTTCCTTGGCCCCGTCTCCAATCTCTATATAAATCTCCGCACCGTAGGGCGCCCTCTTGGCAGCCGGTAGCAGTCCGTCAGACACACTAGTTTCGATATGGATAATAGTAAGAAAAGACCGCTC
This region of Lolium perenne isolate Kyuss_39 chromosome 2, Kyuss_2.0, whole genome shotgun sequence genomic DNA includes:
- the LOC127328726 gene encoding ethylene-responsive transcription factor 13-like, yielding MAPHRRSNTGFVGVRLRPRGHFAAKISAIGVRVWLGTLNTKKEAARAYDATVWRFSWPRHQMNFPEARSQLEAKSLTPEPLISLQEEARCHRQGQRWISIAEVDERFMSQCCRGHPENMETMRAFWKDKHVERRAATTSKRKMKATIEAEYAKGEASTLDPNDDQWLDIMSTIASEDIANDEEEYFD